A region from the Paenibacillus humicola genome encodes:
- a CDS encoding DUF378 domain-containing protein, which produces MKVLNVIALIVLILGGINWLLVGVFEYDAIAELFGGAAEVGSKIVYIIFGIAALYSLSFFGKVSAED; this is translated from the coding sequence ATGAAAGTACTGAACGTCATTGCGTTAATCGTGCTGATTCTGGGAGGGATTAACTGGCTGCTGGTGGGCGTCTTCGAGTACGACGCCATCGCGGAGCTGTTCGGCGGCGCCGCCGAGGTCGGCTCGAAAATCGTCTACATCATCTTCGGCATTGCCGCGCTGTATTCGCTGTCGTTCTTCGGCAAAGTGTCCGCGGAGGACTGA